A genomic window from Micromonospora ferruginea includes:
- a CDS encoding lantibiotic dehydratase produces MSHLVPLGETGWSVWRDVVLRTAGFPAAGLDRFAAPECAAAADATLAGAGTPEVFDKTLREAFAESSAVAGELAADPLLREAVTWQNPDMLIALDGLLRTDPQVRNVRRRKRELSLLRYWQRYCGKAETIGFFGPVCWGTFDPTTRGVRTAPGAALVHRRRVFFEAWALIAYADRLADDLAVRRWWAPALQPHLTVAGRELRWPLHPSIALTPVEARLLADCDGRTPARELAERLCAEGVVHGADDVYLLLDRWVERGQLTWGANLPIAPDAEQVLTARIAAIGDGPVRDATAAEFDRLRGARDAVSAAAGDPDRLGAALAALNAEFTAVTGRPATRNSGQMYAARTVCYEETARDLEFRIGSAVTDALAEPLAVVLRTARWFTVRVAERCGDLFTELHEELAAGGEPVRLADLWLLAQGTLIAPDGPIGLAGRELTERWAELFGLRDLPAGQAELRVRAADVAERVRELFPAETPGWPSARLHNPDVQLSAASPEAVERGEFLLVLGELHPASVAFDSAVLSPFHPDPAALRADLDADLGPVRLRVLWPDSFPRRTTRTTYALTGPADRQLGIDTAHGADTDRLVPATAVVVERDGDRLTAVFPDGARWPLMEVFATLLGSLLLDAFKLFGAAPHTPRITIDRLVVARRTWRTTAGACGLGGHADEHARYLAVRRWRAETDLPERVFVKVGTEIKPCYVDLTGPLYAQSLCAMVDAALRTGPDVPVVVSELLPAPAEAWVPDAHGRGYVSELRLQITDPAEHLGAHR; encoded by the coding sequence ATGAGCCACCTGGTGCCCCTGGGCGAGACCGGCTGGTCGGTCTGGCGGGACGTGGTCCTGCGGACCGCCGGGTTCCCGGCCGCCGGGCTGGACCGGTTCGCCGCGCCGGAGTGCGCGGCCGCCGCCGACGCGACGCTGGCCGGCGCCGGCACCCCGGAGGTGTTCGACAAGACCCTGCGCGAGGCGTTCGCCGAGTCGTCGGCGGTGGCCGGCGAGCTGGCCGCCGACCCGCTGCTGCGCGAGGCGGTCACCTGGCAGAACCCGGACATGCTGATCGCGCTGGACGGCCTGCTGCGCACCGACCCGCAGGTGCGCAACGTGCGCCGGCGCAAGCGCGAGCTGAGCCTGCTGCGCTACTGGCAGCGCTACTGCGGCAAGGCCGAGACCATCGGCTTCTTCGGCCCGGTCTGCTGGGGCACGTTCGACCCGACGACGCGCGGCGTGCGCACCGCGCCCGGCGCGGCGCTGGTGCACCGACGCCGGGTGTTCTTCGAGGCGTGGGCGTTGATCGCGTACGCCGACCGGCTCGCCGACGACCTGGCGGTGCGCCGCTGGTGGGCGCCGGCGCTGCAACCGCACCTGACCGTCGCCGGCCGGGAGCTGCGCTGGCCGCTGCACCCGTCGATCGCGCTGACCCCGGTCGAGGCCCGCCTGCTGGCCGACTGCGACGGGCGCACCCCGGCGCGGGAACTGGCCGAGCGGCTGTGCGCCGAGGGTGTGGTGCACGGCGCCGACGACGTCTACCTGCTGCTCGACCGGTGGGTGGAACGCGGCCAGCTCACCTGGGGCGCGAACCTGCCGATCGCCCCGGACGCCGAGCAGGTGCTCACCGCGCGGATCGCCGCCATCGGCGACGGGCCGGTGCGCGACGCGACGGCGGCGGAGTTCGACCGGCTCCGGGGCGCCCGCGACGCGGTGTCGGCCGCGGCCGGCGACCCGGACCGGCTCGGCGCCGCGCTCGCCGCGCTGAACGCGGAGTTCACCGCGGTCACCGGCCGCCCGGCCACCCGCAACAGCGGACAGATGTACGCGGCGCGCACCGTCTGCTACGAGGAGACCGCCCGCGACCTGGAGTTCCGGATCGGCTCGGCGGTCACCGACGCGCTCGCCGAACCCCTCGCGGTGGTGCTGCGCACCGCCCGCTGGTTCACCGTGCGGGTCGCCGAGCGCTGCGGCGACCTCTTCACCGAGCTGCACGAGGAACTGGCCGCCGGCGGTGAGCCGGTGCGGCTGGCCGACCTGTGGCTGCTGGCGCAGGGCACGCTGATCGCTCCGGACGGCCCGATCGGCCTCGCCGGGAGGGAGCTGACCGAGCGCTGGGCCGAGCTGTTCGGCCTGCGCGACCTGCCGGCCGGGCAGGCGGAGCTGCGGGTGCGCGCGGCCGACGTGGCCGAGCGGGTGCGGGAGCTGTTCCCGGCCGAGACCCCCGGCTGGCCGTCGGCCCGGCTGCACAACCCGGACGTCCAGCTCAGCGCCGCGTCCCCGGAGGCGGTCGAGCGGGGCGAGTTCCTGCTGGTGCTCGGCGAGCTGCACCCCGCGTCGGTGGCGTTCGACAGCGCGGTGCTCAGCCCGTTCCACCCCGACCCGGCCGCGCTGCGCGCCGACCTCGACGCCGACCTCGGCCCGGTCCGGCTGCGGGTGCTCTGGCCGGACAGCTTCCCCCGCCGGACCACCCGCACCACGTACGCGCTGACCGGCCCGGCGGACCGCCAGCTCGGCATCGACACCGCGCACGGCGCCGACACCGACCGGCTGGTCCCGGCCACGGCGGTGGTGGTGGAGCGTGACGGGGACCGGCTCACCGCGGTCTTCCCGGACGGCGCCCGCTGGCCGCTGATGGAGGTCTTCGCCACCCTGCTCGGCTCGCTGCTGCTGGACGCGTTCAAGCTGTTCGGCGCCGCGCCGCACACGCCCCGGATCACCATCGACCGGCTGGTGGTGGCCCGGCGCACCTGGCGCACCACGGCCGGCGCGTGCGGGCTGGGCGGCCACGCCGACGAGCACGCCCGCTACCTGGCGGTCCGCCGCTGGCGGGCGGAGACCGACCTGCCCGAGCGGGTGTTCGTCAAGGTGGGCACCGAGATCAAGCCCTGCTACGTGGACCTGACCGGCCCGCTGTACGCGCAGTCGCTGTGCGCCATGGTGGACGCCGCGCTGCGTACCGGCCCGGACGTGCCGGTGGTGGTCTCCGAGCTGCTGCCCGCCCCCGCCGAGGCCTGGGTGCCCGACGCCCACGGCCGCGGCTACGTCAGCGAACTCCGCCTCCAGATCACCGATCCGGCCGAGCACCTGGGAGCACACCGGTGA
- a CDS encoding thioesterase domain-containing protein, with product MNWFVSTGSRPEAPVRLFCLPYAGAGASAFRRWPAAFDPDVEVLPVQLPGRENRITEDPRFAVADVADAIASRADRPYAIYGHSMGGRLGFEVVRELRRTGRPLPLRLYVGGARAPHVAAPGLFDGLSRAGDEELLRRLGDGGGLPAELLEHPELVELLLPLLRADFGRVDDYRYVPGEPLPVPIVAFAGDRDRAVTREQNAAWAEHTAAGFTLHELDGGHFFLHDRLTELAALIRADLAATPAAATTPAAATTPGAATTPGAATTPGAATTPGAATAAPGAPTTRAARPGAGPAPVRAAGRGTAGGAHRVPLGDTGWSVWRDAMLRTTGFPADGLELLTAPRAAAAADELLDTGTGEDRFEKEFDEAVRAGAERLGALAADPLLREAVTWQNRGALVALDGLVRGGADAPRNVRRRDRERALLKYWQRYCGKNETVGFFGPACWVAVDPDQPEVALVNPGDRLTRRRWVWFESWALAAYADRVGADLAVRRWWPPTLRPHLAIRDRAVLRPGRPPLTLTPVEAALLRAADGHRTAADLVADPAIGLRRPEDGYALLDRLVERELVTWDAALPVSPDAERVLAERIAAIGDEPARAAARAGFDRLRTARDAVAAAAGDPVSLRAALDALDATFTELTGVPAVRRAGQMYAGRTICYEDTARDLDVVFGAPLLAELAAPLDVLLRAARWLANALAEAYLDVLRGLYDELRAEAGGPVALADLWFLAQGLFWGDGERPVDAVAADFAGRWAGLFGLDTLPAGATGVELRAADLAERIDAVFPGTRPNWSNAAMHSPDLQICATDAAALRRGDYTVVLGELHAAWSSFDCAVFTPSHPQVERLCEALAADLGERRVRLLFPADWPRRTSRTAESLTGPTDRQLAFLDAPGADPDRVLPTVDLTVDEVDGTLVATASDGQRWPLAEIFAEAFSAHAVDGFKLVAAAPYTPRITVDKLVVARQTWRTTVGESGLATATGERQRFLAVRAWRRRLGLPEQVYVKLGTETKPCFVDLAAPGFATMLCALVRAARVDGGDGVSLTVSEMLPAPEQAWVPDGAGRRYFSELRLHITDAGLEDAR from the coding sequence GTGAACTGGTTCGTCTCCACCGGAAGCCGCCCCGAGGCGCCGGTGCGGTTGTTCTGCCTGCCCTACGCCGGCGCGGGCGCCAGCGCGTTCCGGCGCTGGCCGGCCGCGTTCGACCCGGACGTCGAGGTGCTGCCGGTGCAGTTGCCCGGCCGGGAGAACCGGATCACCGAGGACCCGCGCTTCGCCGTCGCCGACGTGGCCGACGCCATCGCCTCCCGGGCCGACCGCCCGTACGCGATCTACGGCCACTCGATGGGCGGGCGCCTCGGCTTCGAGGTGGTGCGGGAGCTGCGCCGCACCGGCCGACCGCTGCCGCTGCGCCTCTACGTCGGCGGCGCCCGCGCCCCGCACGTCGCCGCGCCCGGGCTCTTCGACGGGCTGTCCCGGGCCGGCGACGAGGAGCTGCTACGCCGCCTCGGCGACGGCGGCGGCCTCCCGGCCGAGCTGCTGGAGCACCCGGAGCTGGTGGAGCTGCTGCTGCCGTTGCTGCGCGCCGACTTCGGTCGGGTGGACGACTACCGCTACGTCCCCGGCGAGCCGCTGCCGGTGCCGATCGTCGCGTTCGCCGGCGACCGGGACCGGGCGGTCACCCGCGAGCAGAACGCGGCCTGGGCCGAGCACACCGCCGCCGGGTTCACCCTGCACGAGCTGGACGGCGGCCACTTCTTCCTGCACGACCGGCTCACCGAGCTGGCCGCGCTGATCCGGGCCGACCTGGCCGCCACGCCGGCCGCCGCGACCACGCCGGCCGCCGCGACGACGCCGGGGGCCGCGACGACGCCGGGGGCCGCGACGACGCCGGGGGCCGCGACGACGCCGGGGGCCGCGACCGCCGCGCCCGGCGCCCCGACCACCCGTGCCGCGAGACCGGGCGCGGGTCCGGCCCCGGTGCGCGCCGCCGGCCGCGGGACCGCCGGCGGTGCGCACCGGGTGCCACTCGGCGACACCGGCTGGTCGGTGTGGCGCGACGCGATGCTGCGGACCACCGGCTTCCCCGCCGACGGGCTGGAGCTGCTGACCGCACCGCGGGCCGCGGCGGCCGCCGACGAACTGCTCGACACCGGCACCGGTGAGGACCGCTTCGAGAAGGAATTCGACGAGGCGGTACGCGCCGGCGCCGAGCGGCTCGGCGCGCTGGCCGCCGACCCGCTGCTGCGCGAGGCGGTCACCTGGCAGAACCGGGGCGCCCTGGTCGCGCTGGACGGGCTGGTGCGCGGCGGGGCCGACGCGCCCCGCAACGTGCGCCGGCGCGACCGGGAGCGGGCGCTGCTGAAGTACTGGCAGCGCTACTGCGGCAAGAACGAGACGGTCGGCTTCTTCGGCCCGGCCTGCTGGGTCGCCGTCGATCCCGACCAGCCGGAGGTTGCCCTGGTCAACCCTGGTGACCGGCTGACCCGGCGGCGCTGGGTGTGGTTCGAGTCCTGGGCGCTCGCCGCGTACGCCGACCGGGTCGGCGCGGACCTCGCGGTCCGCCGCTGGTGGCCGCCGACGCTGCGGCCCCACCTGGCGATCCGGGACCGGGCCGTGCTGCGGCCCGGCCGCCCGCCGCTGACCCTGACCCCGGTGGAGGCCGCGCTGCTGCGGGCCGCCGACGGCCACCGCACCGCCGCCGACCTGGTCGCCGACCCGGCGATCGGCCTGCGCCGGCCGGAGGACGGCTACGCGCTGCTCGACCGGCTGGTGGAGCGGGAGCTGGTGACCTGGGACGCGGCGCTGCCGGTGAGCCCGGACGCCGAGCGGGTGCTGGCCGAGCGGATCGCGGCGATCGGCGACGAGCCGGCCCGCGCCGCCGCCCGGGCCGGCTTCGACCGGCTGCGGACCGCCCGCGACGCGGTGGCCGCCGCGGCCGGCGACCCGGTGTCGCTGCGGGCCGCGCTGGACGCCCTCGACGCCACGTTCACCGAGCTGACCGGCGTGCCCGCGGTGCGCCGCGCCGGCCAGATGTACGCCGGCCGCACCATCTGCTACGAGGACACCGCCCGCGACCTCGACGTGGTCTTCGGCGCCCCGCTGCTGGCCGAGCTGGCCGCCCCGCTGGACGTGCTGCTGCGCGCCGCCCGCTGGCTGGCCAACGCGCTCGCCGAGGCCTACCTGGACGTGCTGCGCGGCCTCTACGACGAGCTGCGCGCCGAGGCCGGCGGCCCGGTGGCGCTGGCCGACCTGTGGTTCCTGGCCCAGGGCCTGTTCTGGGGCGACGGGGAGCGGCCGGTCGACGCGGTCGCGGCCGACTTCGCGGGCCGCTGGGCCGGCCTGTTCGGCCTGGACACGCTGCCCGCCGGGGCGACCGGGGTCGAGCTGCGCGCGGCCGACCTGGCCGAGCGGATCGACGCGGTCTTCCCGGGCACCCGGCCGAACTGGTCCAACGCCGCCATGCACAGCCCCGACCTGCAGATCTGCGCCACCGACGCGGCGGCGCTGCGGCGCGGTGACTACACCGTGGTGCTCGGCGAGCTGCACGCCGCCTGGTCGTCGTTCGACTGTGCGGTGTTCACCCCGTCGCACCCGCAGGTGGAACGGCTGTGCGAGGCGCTCGCCGCCGACCTGGGCGAGCGGCGGGTCCGGCTGCTGTTCCCGGCCGACTGGCCGCGCCGGACCAGCCGCACCGCCGAGTCGCTGACCGGCCCGACCGACCGGCAGCTCGCCTTCCTCGACGCGCCCGGCGCCGACCCGGACCGGGTGCTGCCCACGGTGGACCTCACCGTCGACGAGGTCGACGGGACGCTGGTCGCCACCGCCTCGGACGGGCAGCGCTGGCCGCTCGCCGAGATCTTCGCCGAGGCGTTCAGCGCGCACGCGGTGGACGGCTTCAAGCTGGTCGCCGCCGCGCCCTACACGCCCCGGATCACGGTGGACAAGCTGGTGGTCGCCCGGCAGACCTGGCGTACCACGGTGGGGGAGAGCGGCCTGGCCACCGCCACCGGTGAGCGGCAGCGGTTCCTGGCCGTACGGGCCTGGCGCCGCCGGCTCGGCCTGCCCGAGCAGGTCTACGTCAAGCTGGGCACCGAGACCAAGCCGTGTTTCGTGGACCTGGCCGCGCCCGGGTTCGCCACCATGCTCTGCGCACTGGTGCGGGCCGCGCGCGTCGACGGCGGTGACGGGGTCTCGCTCACGGTCAGCGAGATGCTGCCCGCCCCGGAGCAGGCCTGGGTGCCCGACGGCGCGGGCCGCCGCTACTTCAGCGAGCTGCGCCTGCACATCACCGACGCCGGCCTGGAGGACGCGCGATGA
- a CDS encoding non-ribosomal peptide synthetase: MTDTLTISAASGADLPWPDATLADLIVDRAARVPDAVAVRQWDARLTYRRLVERAAGVAAALRGRGVGRGDRVGVCGARTPDLVVDVVGVLLAGAAYVPLEPGGPRDRLREIARDAGVRVVVGDAAEAEFGDMPGVEALGRPDPAPLAPCPARPGDPAYVLFTSGSTGRPKGVLTTHRNAVEFVTGVSALTGADASVRSLGIASLGFDAATMDLFVPLTLGGAVQLLGADDRSDPARLARFVAAHEVTWGFITPTVLALLDPADLPSWRVLLCGGEAVPAELVARWAPGRRFLNGYGPTETTVLAVSGDLTPADADPVPIGRPLPNHRAYVVDADLRPVPPGETGELLIGGPGLADGYLNRPALTAERFVPDEFGDVPGGRLYRTGDLVRQAPDGRIVYLGRADRQVKVRGQRIELGEVEAVLAAHPGVERVAVEAVPGPAGTELVAFLTPAGAPDDDALRAYAEQRLTAAMLPARTVRLATLPVSPTTGKLDRPALRALATAVAPEHDTPDGGDGVERAVRRLWTRLLGAAPGPDSDFLAAGGNSIAAMRLVAALRAETGRQVDTRVLFTDRTFAALVDRVRAADPACGDELTTGNPPTLSPPQRRLWFMDQLAPSSAPYNIAVAHRLRGPLDVVALGAALRVVAERHDVLRWRIAQSGGVPYAVREEPTDVAVPVVDLTAAADPDTELAGMLAAGAGHAFDLATGPPWQVTVYRLAAEEHVLAVTVHHAVFDGWSEALLYDELGAAYARALGRSVPGRAPLPATYADYAVWRETRDRRRGDADLAWWTAHLAGAPTVLDLPRDRPRPAVQTYAGAEAAVALDEPADRAVRELAARRGTTVAAVLLAGFGELLRRLTGGDDHVLGAIVADRRLAAFDEVIGFFIDTVPVRVRAGGTFAEQVDRCAAELHDVTAHPGAPLERLVEALGVGRDTSRAPLVQVLFNVLNFVPPRLALADLTVEPAPVPKPGSPFDLTVYVVERDGRAGVEVVHNPDLFDGDRITALLADLAALVGALAADPDAPAVEVAAELPRPAVRVAALGAMTVVAAEPARAPLPAGPDALTATEELIAGIWRDVLDRDTVGVADNFFDIGGHSMALAAVHARLTEATGRSITMLDLFRHPTVRALAASLDGAAERPELARAAMRAAARRGRARRTPPPRRPHQQ, translated from the coding sequence GTGACCGACACCCTGACCATCAGCGCCGCCTCCGGGGCGGACCTGCCCTGGCCGGACGCCACCCTCGCCGACCTGATCGTCGACCGGGCCGCCCGGGTGCCGGACGCGGTGGCGGTGCGCCAGTGGGACGCCCGGCTCACCTACCGCCGGCTCGTCGAGCGGGCCGCCGGGGTGGCCGCCGCGCTGCGCGGGCGGGGCGTCGGCCGGGGTGACCGGGTCGGCGTGTGCGGCGCGCGCACCCCGGACCTGGTGGTGGACGTGGTCGGGGTGCTGCTGGCCGGCGCCGCGTACGTGCCGCTGGAGCCGGGCGGCCCGCGGGACCGGCTGCGCGAGATTGCCCGCGACGCGGGCGTGCGGGTGGTGGTCGGCGACGCGGCCGAAGCCGAGTTCGGCGACATGCCCGGCGTCGAGGCGCTCGGCCGGCCCGACCCGGCCCCGCTCGCGCCCTGCCCGGCGCGCCCCGGCGACCCGGCGTACGTGCTGTTCACCTCCGGATCCACCGGCCGACCCAAGGGCGTGCTCACCACCCACCGCAACGCGGTCGAGTTCGTCACCGGGGTGAGCGCGCTGACCGGCGCCGACGCGTCGGTGCGCAGCCTCGGCATCGCCTCGCTCGGCTTCGACGCGGCCACCATGGACCTGTTCGTGCCGCTGACCCTCGGCGGCGCGGTGCAACTGCTCGGCGCCGACGACCGGTCGGATCCGGCGCGGCTGGCCCGGTTCGTCGCCGCGCACGAGGTGACCTGGGGCTTCATCACCCCGACCGTGCTGGCCCTGCTCGACCCGGCCGACCTGCCGTCGTGGCGGGTGCTGCTCTGCGGCGGCGAGGCGGTGCCGGCCGAGCTGGTCGCCCGCTGGGCGCCCGGGCGGCGCTTCCTCAACGGCTACGGGCCGACCGAGACCACCGTGCTGGCGGTCAGCGGCGATCTCACCCCGGCCGACGCCGACCCGGTGCCGATCGGCCGCCCGCTGCCCAACCACCGCGCGTACGTGGTCGACGCGGACCTGCGGCCGGTGCCGCCGGGGGAGACCGGCGAGCTGCTGATCGGCGGGCCGGGCCTGGCCGACGGCTACCTCAACCGGCCCGCGCTGACCGCCGAGCGGTTCGTGCCGGACGAGTTCGGCGATGTCCCCGGCGGGCGGCTCTACCGCACCGGTGACCTGGTCCGGCAGGCGCCGGACGGCCGGATCGTCTACCTCGGCCGGGCCGACCGGCAGGTCAAGGTGCGCGGGCAGCGCATCGAGCTGGGCGAGGTGGAGGCCGTGCTGGCCGCCCACCCCGGCGTGGAGCGGGTCGCGGTGGAGGCGGTGCCCGGCCCGGCCGGCACCGAGCTGGTCGCGTTCCTCACCCCGGCCGGCGCGCCGGACGACGACGCGCTGCGGGCGTACGCCGAGCAGCGGCTGACCGCCGCGATGCTGCCGGCCCGGACGGTGCGGCTGGCCACGTTGCCGGTCAGCCCGACCACCGGCAAGCTGGACCGGCCGGCGCTGCGCGCGCTGGCCACGGCCGTCGCGCCGGAGCACGACACGCCCGACGGCGGGGACGGGGTGGAGCGCGCGGTCCGGCGACTGTGGACCCGGCTGCTCGGCGCCGCTCCCGGGCCGGACAGCGACTTCCTCGCCGCCGGCGGCAACTCCATCGCCGCGATGCGGCTGGTCGCCGCGCTGCGCGCGGAGACCGGCCGGCAGGTGGACACCCGGGTGCTGTTCACCGACCGCACCTTCGCCGCGCTCGTCGACCGGGTCCGCGCCGCCGACCCGGCCTGCGGCGACGAGCTGACCACCGGCAACCCGCCCACGCTGTCGCCGCCGCAGCGGCGGCTGTGGTTCATGGACCAGCTCGCCCCGTCCAGCGCGCCCTACAACATCGCGGTCGCGCACCGGCTGCGCGGGCCGCTCGACGTGGTCGCGCTCGGCGCGGCCCTGCGCGTGGTCGCCGAGCGGCACGACGTGCTGCGCTGGCGCATCGCGCAGTCCGGCGGCGTGCCGTACGCGGTCCGCGAGGAGCCCACCGACGTGGCCGTGCCGGTGGTCGACCTGACCGCCGCCGCCGACCCGGACACCGAGCTGGCCGGCATGCTCGCGGCCGGCGCCGGGCACGCGTTCGACCTGGCCACCGGCCCGCCCTGGCAGGTGACCGTCTACCGGCTGGCGGCCGAGGAGCACGTGCTGGCGGTGACCGTGCACCACGCGGTCTTCGACGGCTGGTCCGAGGCGCTGCTCTACGACGAGCTGGGTGCCGCGTACGCCCGCGCGCTGGGCCGCTCCGTGCCGGGCCGCGCGCCGCTGCCCGCCACCTACGCCGACTACGCGGTGTGGCGGGAGACCCGGGACCGTCGTCGTGGCGACGCCGACCTGGCCTGGTGGACCGCGCACCTGGCCGGCGCGCCGACGGTGCTGGACCTGCCCCGCGACCGGCCCCGCCCGGCGGTGCAGACGTACGCCGGCGCGGAGGCCGCGGTGGCGCTGGACGAGCCGGCCGACCGGGCGGTGCGCGAGCTGGCCGCGCGGCGCGGCACCACCGTCGCGGCGGTGCTGCTGGCCGGCTTCGGCGAGCTGCTGCGCCGGCTCACCGGCGGCGACGACCACGTGCTCGGCGCGATCGTCGCCGACCGGCGGCTGGCCGCGTTCGACGAGGTGATCGGCTTCTTCATCGACACCGTCCCGGTGCGGGTCCGGGCCGGCGGCACCTTCGCCGAGCAGGTCGACAGGTGCGCCGCCGAGCTGCACGACGTGACCGCGCACCCGGGCGCGCCGCTGGAACGCCTGGTCGAGGCGCTGGGCGTCGGCCGGGACACCTCCCGCGCGCCGCTGGTGCAGGTGCTGTTCAACGTGCTCAACTTCGTGCCGCCCCGGCTGGCCCTGGCCGACCTGACCGTCGAGCCGGCGCCGGTGCCGAAACCCGGGTCGCCGTTCGACCTGACCGTCTACGTGGTGGAGCGCGACGGTCGGGCCGGCGTCGAGGTGGTGCACAACCCGGACCTGTTCGACGGCGACCGGATCACCGCGCTCCTGGCCGACCTGGCCGCCCTGGTCGGCGCGCTCGCCGCCGACCCGGACGCGCCGGCCGTCGAGGTGGCCGCCGAGCTGCCCCGCCCGGCGGTCCGGGTGGCCGCGCTCGGCGCGATGACCGTGGTCGCCGCCGAACCGGCGCGGGCGCCGCTGCCCGCCGGCCCGGACGCGCTCACCGCGACCGAGGAGCTGATCGCCGGCATCTGGCGCGACGTGCTCGACCGCGACACCGTCGGCGTGGCCGACAACTTCTTCGACATCGGCGGCCACTCGATGGCCCTCGCCGCGGTGCACGCCCGTCTCACCGAGGCCACCGGCCGCTCGATCACCATGCTCGACCTGTTCCGCCACCCGACCGTGCGGGCGCTCGCCGCCAGCCTCGACGGTGCCGCCGAGCGGCCGGAACTGGCCCGCGCCGCGATGCGCGCCGCCGCCCGGCGGGGACGT